In Piliocolobus tephrosceles isolate RC106 chromosome 10, ASM277652v3, whole genome shotgun sequence, a single window of DNA contains:
- the PIANP gene encoding PILR alpha-associated neural protein has product MESRMWPALLLSHLLPLWPLLLLPLPPPAQGSSSSPRTPPAPARPPCARGGPSAPRHVCVWERAPPPSRSPRVPRSRRQVLPGTAPPATPSGFEEGPPSSQYPWAIVWGPTVSREDGGDPNSANPGFLDYGFAAPHGLATPHPNSDSMRGDGDGLILGEAPATLRPFLFGGRGEGVDPQLYVTITISIIIVLVATGIIFKFCWDRSQKRRRPSGQQGALRQEESQQPLTDLSPAGVTVLGAFGDSPTPTPDHEEPRGGPRPGMPHPKGAPAFQLNRIPLVNL; this is encoded by the exons ATGGAGTCCAGGATGTG GCCTGCGCTGCTGCTgtcccacctcctccctctctggcCGCTGCTGTTGCTGCCCCTCCCACCGCCTGCTCAgggctcttcctcctcccctcgaACCCCACCAGCCCCAGCCCGCCCCCCGTGTGCCCGGGGAGGCCCCTCGGCCCCACGTCATGTGTGCGTGTGGGAGCGGGCACCTCCACCAAGCCGATCCCCTCGGGTCCCAAGATCACGTCGGCAAGTCCTGCCTGGCACTGCACCCCCAGCCACCCCATCAGGCTTTGAGGAGGGGCCGCCCTCATCCCAGTACCCCTGGGCTATTGTGTGGGGTCCCACTGTGTCTCGAGAGGATGGAGGGGACCCCAACTCTGCCAATCCCGGATTTCTGGACTATGGTTTTGCAGCCCCTCATGGGCTCGCAACCCCACACCCCAACTCAGACTCCATGCGGGGTGATGGAGACGGGCTTATCCTTggagaggcacctgccaccctgcGGCCCTTCCTGTTCGGGGGCCGTGGGGAAG GTGTGGACCCCCAGCTTTATGTCACAATTACCATCTCCATCATCATTGTTCTCGTGGCCACTGGCATCATCTTCAAGTTCTG CTGGGACCGCAGCCAGAAGCGGCGCAGACCCTCAGGGCAGCAAGgtgccctgaggcaggaggagagccAGCAGCCGCTGACAGACCTGTCCCCCGCCGGAGTCACTGTGCTGGGGGCCTTCGGGGACTCGCCTACCCCCACCCCTGACCATGAGGAGCCCCGAGGGGGACCCCGGCCTGGGATGCCCCACCCCAAGGGGGCTCCAGCCTTCCAGTTGAACCG GATTCCCCTGGTGAATCTGTGA